CCAGCCAGGTGGATTCGAAGTCGTCCCATTCCCGTTGGTCGGCGGTGCTCAGGTGCAGCACCCGCCATCCCCGGTCACGGGCGGCCTCGACGAGCCCCGGCAGATCCGTGACCTCCGCTCCGAAGGTCTGCTCGACAGCCGGCGTGGGGGGACGTTCCCAGTACGCCTCACCGAACAGCAGCCTTCCGCCGGGCCGGACCACCCTGGCGAGGGCGTCGAGGGCGGCGTCGGTGCCACCGAAGGCGTGCGCCGAGCCGATGCAGAGGACCCGGTCGGCGGGCTCCTGCCAGGCCGCCGCTTCGCCCATCACGAAGGCGACGTGCCGGTTCAGGGACCGCCCCGCGGCCAGCCGCCGCCCCCGGGCGAGGGCAGCGTCGTCGGTGTCGACGCCGACGCCCCTCGTCGCGACCGGGCCGGACACGCCTCCGGCGGCGACCGCCCGCAGCAGCAGCTCACCCCAGCCGCAGCCGAGGTCGAGCACGCGCGCGCCCGGGCGGACGTCGAGTCGTTGCAGCAGCAACGCCGCGTGCTCCTGCGACAGCGGAGTGTTCCAGCGCATCCGGGCGTAGCGGCTGGCGGCGAGGTGGTCGGTTGACTGCATGCGTTGAGGGTGTCAAGGCGTGATCGTCGGCGTGCGCCGGGTCCGACACTCCGGCGTACGGCAGGATCGGTCAGATGGGCGCGCAGCAGGCGGGGCCGTTTCGGCGGCCGACCCCGCAGGAGGTGGCGGCGGCGGCCGGCCGGGGCCTCGCGGACGTGATCGGCCCCGGCCTGCGGGTGTTGTTCTGTGGCTTCAACCCGGGCCTCTATTCCGCCGCCGTGGGGTTGCCCTTCGCCCGCAAAGGCAGCCGGTTCTGGCCGGCCCTGCACGGCGGCGGCTTCACCGACCGGGAGCTGCACCCGTGGGAACACGACGAGCTGCTGCGCCAGGGCCTGGGCATCACCAGCCTGAGCAACCGGGCCACCGCCCGCGCCGACGAACTGACGTCGGCGGAGCTGGTGGCCGGCGTGACGGGGTTGGCGGTGAAGGCGCAGCGGTACCGGCCGCGGTGGGTGGCCATCCTCGGGGTGACCGCGTACCGGATCGCCTTCGTCCGACCCCGGGCCGGGCTGGGTCCGCAGCCGGACCGGCTGGGCCCGGCCCGGCTCTGGGTGCTGCCCAACCCCAGCGGTCTGAACGCGCACTTTCCGCTGCCGGCGTTGACCGCCGAGTTTGGCAAGCTGCGCCAGGAGATCGACGGTTAGGCGTGCGGGGTGGACGCCTCGGCGGCCAGCGCCTGGTAGTAGGGCTGAATCGTGGGGTGGTAGTCGTCGAACTGGGGGAGGGGTGAGCCGTCCCGGGAGGCGACCAGCATGTCCAGGTAGTACTCCCAGCCGGCGCCGACCTCGGCGATGCCCTCCACGCTGGTGAGGTGCTGGACGAACCGCAGCTCGGTGGTGCCGTCGGTCTCGGTCAGCACCATCTCCAGCAGCCAGGTCCCGTAGCTGTCGATCATCGACACGGCGAGGCGTCGCTCTGGTTCGCACGCGTCGATGCGCACGTCACACCAGGGCTGCTGCTCCTCGTACGCCATCTGAACCTGGATGGTCCGTCCGGGCGCGGCGTCGCCCTTCCAGGGGCCGAACCAGCGGGCCGTGCGCTCCGACTCGGTCAGGCTGGCCCAGACGTCCGTCGCCGGGGCGCGGAACGTCCGGGTCAGGACGAGATCGTGGCCGGTGGCGGTGCGAAACAGGCGTCCGGCGGGTGTACGGGTCATGCCGTGTGCTCCCTTCGGTGCTCCGCCGGGCCGCGGCTGCGGCGCTCTCGGCGGGTGCGATAGACCTCGGTCTCCAACGCGTCGAGGTGCCGCTCCCACCGGTCGGGGGCCGCGAGTGCGGCGAGCCAGTCGACCAGCGGGGCGAGCGGGCGCGGATCGAATCGGTAGATCCTCTGTCGGCCGACCATCTCATCGTGCACCAGACCGCTCTCGCGCAGCAGCCGCAGGTGGCGGCTGATCGCGGGTCGGCTGATCACGAATCGCTGGGCGATGTCACCCGCGGACAACGGCTCGTCGCGCAGCAGGGTCAGGATGTGCCGTCGTACCGGATCCGCGATCGCGGTGGCCACCTCGTTCACCTGGGAAGCGTAACCTATCGGTTACGGGTTAGCGTGGTGAAGGCCACGGACGGCCGCATTTCGCCGCGTCGATGGTGGGCACATGATCACTTGACCTGGCACTCTGTAAGGCATGGCCGCCCTCCTTCGCTCCCGCTTGACCGACTGGACGTTTGTCGTACCTGTGCTCGCCGTCCTGATATTGATGGTCACCTGGGGGCGGAGCCTGCCTGGGCCCGTCATCGTGCTCGTCGCGGTGCTGCTGGGCGGCGCGGTGCTCGCGGCCGTGCACCACGCGGAGGTGGTCGCCCACCGGGTGGGGGAGCCGTACGGGTCCCTGGTGCTCGCCGTCGCGGTCACCGTGATCGAGGTGGCCCTGATCGTCACGCTCATGATCAGCGGGCCGGAGAAGACCCAGTCGCTCGCCCGCGACACCGTCTTCGCCGCCGTCATGATCACCTGTAACGGGATACTCGGCCTGTCCCTGCTGCTCGGGGCGCTGCGCCGCCGAGTGGCCGTGTTCAACCCGGAGGGCACCGGCGGTGCGCTGGCCACCGTGATCACCCTGGCCACCCTGAGCCTGGTCATCCCCAGCTTCACCACGGCCCGCCCCGGCCCGGAGTTCAGCCCGGCCCAACTCGTCTTCGCCGCCGTCGCGTCGCTGGCCCTGTACGGGCTGTTCGTGCTCGTGCAGACCGGCCGGCACCGCGACTACTTCCTGCCGGTCGACAGCCGGGGCAAGGTCATCGAGACGGAGGAGCACGCCAAACCGCCCACGACCCGCGCCGCGCTGGTGAGCCTGGGCCTGCTGTTGGTGGCGCTGGTCGCGGTGGTCGGCGACGCCAAGACGGTCTCCCCGACCATCGAGGCCGGGGTCGCGGCGGCGAACCTGCCGCACGCGTTTGTCGGCGTGATCATCGCCCTGCTGGTGCTGCTGCCGGAGACCCTGGCCGCCGCCCGCGCCGCCCGCCGAGACCGCGTCCAGACCAGCCTGAACCTCGCGCTCGGCTCCGCGATGGCCAGCATCGGCCTGACCATCCCGGCCATCGCGATCGCCTCGATCTGGCTGGACGGCCCGCTGCTGCTCGGCCTAGGCGGCACCCAGCTCGCGCTGCTCGCGCTGACCGCCGTGACCGCGGTGCTGACCGTCGTGCCGGGTCGGGCCAACGTGCTGCAGGGTGGCGTACACCTGGTGTTGATGGCCGCCTTCGTCTTCCTGGCCGCGAGCCCCTGACCGTCACACGTTGCCGCCCGCGAGGCGGTCCGCGCGGGCGTTCAGGTAGCGCTGCTGCGCCAGGTTCGTCGACCGCGACGCCGCCATCCGGTACGCCTCCCGCGCCGCGACCCGCTCACCGACCAGCTCCCAGAGGTGGGCGCGGGCGGCCGGCAGCCGTGGGTCGTCGGCCAGTCGGGGATCGTCGGCCAGGTCGGCGAGCAGCGCCAAGCCGGCCGACGGCCCGCGGCTCATCGCCACCGCCACCGCGTGGTTGAGCGCCACCACCGGGTTGTCGGACATGCCGAGCAGCACCTCGTACAGGGCGGTGATCTGCGGCCAGTCGGTCGCCGCCGCACTGGACGCCTCGTCGTGCACCGCCGCGATGGCCGCCTGGAGCTGGTAGGGCCCGACGACCCCGCGCGGCAGCGCCCCGGTGATCAGCTCGACCCCCTCGGCGATCTGGTCGGCCCGCCACCGGCTCCGGTCCTGCTCGGCCATCGGCACCAACTCGCCGTGCGGCCCGAGCCGGGCCGGCGCGCGGGCGTCGGTGAGCAGCATCAACGCGAGCAGCCCGGTGACCTCGGGATCGTCGGGCAGCAGCCGGTGCACCAGGCGGGTCAGCCGGATCGCCTCGGCGGTCAGGTCGGCGCGCAGCAACCCGGGGCCGGCCGTGCGCGCGTACCCCTCCGTGAAGATCAGGTAGAGCACGTGCAGCACGGCGGCGAGCCGGTCCGCGCGCTCCGGGCCGGTCGGCGGCGCGAACCGCAGTCCACTGTCGCGGATCCGTTGCTTTCCCCGGCTGATCCGCCGGGTCATCGTCGCCTCCGGCACCAGGAACGCACGCGCCACCTCGGCGGTGCTCAGCCCGCCCACGGCGCGCAGCGTGAGCGCAATCTGCGACGCCGGCGACAGCGCCGGGTGGCAGCACAGGAAGAGCAGGATGAGCGTGTCGTCCGCGTCGGCCGTCGGCTGGTCAGCCGCCGGAGCGCGCCACTGCTCCGGCAGCACCCACCGCGCCACCGTGTCCTCCCGCCGCCTGCGGGCCTGCTCCCGGCGCAGCAGGTCGGTCAGCCGGCGGGACGCGACGGTGATCAACCAGCCGCGCGGGTTGTCCGGTACGCCGTCGCGCGGCCAACCGCCCGCCGCCGCGATCAGCGCCTCCTGCACCGCGTCCTCGGCGGTGTCGAAATGCCCGTAGCGACGTACCAGCGCGCCGAGGACCTGCGGCGCCAGCTCGCGCAGCAGGTCCTCGACAGGTGTCTGCGGCACCGGTCAGCCGGCCAGGTCCTCGATGCCCTCCAGCACCGGCCGCACGTCCACGTACCCGCCGGGGGCGTTGGGGTCGACCAGGCCGGCGGCGATCTCGGTGGCCCGGTCGAAGCTGGCGCACTCCACGATCGTGTAACCCGCCAGGACCTCCTGCGTCTCCGGGTACGGCCCGTCGGTGACCACGGGTGCGCCCTCGCGTACCTGCACCCGGCGCGCGTGCACGGGCTCGCTCAAGCCCTGGGCGTCGACCAGCTCCCCGGACTCGGCCAGCGCCTGGTGGAACGTCTCCATGTGCTGGTGCATCGCCGCGATCTGCTCGGCCGACATCGCGGGCCGGTCGGAAGCCCGCCCCGACAACACGTCGTAGTCCTGCTGCGATCCGTAGAGCAGAATCATGTACTTCACGGGTGCTCCCTCCTGTTGGCTGGTGCCGCCGCGGCACCGCCTCACCAGAAACGTCGAACCCAACCCCCAACCCCGGACACCCGCCCCACCCCCAACCCCACCACCCCACCCCGGCCCGCCCCGGTGATCAAGAGCTTTCCGTCACGACACGCCGGGCGGGCTGACGCAAAGTTCTTGATCACCGGGGCGGGGCAACAGGGACAAGTCAACGGGTGGTGGGTGGGGGTTAGCTTGGCGGGATGGGGACTGTGTGGGTGGTGCTGGGGATCGTTGTGGTGGTGGCTGGTTCCGCGTTCGGGGTTGTGGTTCGGCGGGGGCGGGGGACCCGGGTCGGTGGGGTTGGGGGCGACGAGCCGGTGGCTGGGCGGGATGCCCGGGTGCGGCAGCAGCGGTACGAGGCCGAGCGGCACGGCGACCAGGGTGGCACCTGGCAGCGCGGTCGCGAGTCGGGCGGTTGAGCGTCACTGCCCGTAGGACCCGCCCGGGCAGTGCCGCCGGTTGGAGCCGCCGCCCGTAAAGCCCGCCGCCCGTCGAGCCCGCCGCCGTGAACCGTCCGGTCGCGCCGCGCGTGAAACCGGTGACGGGGCGTTTCGGTCGCATCGTCGGGGTACTACCACCGCGAGCACCGATGTCTGGGGAGGCACAGTGGGCACACGGTCGAGGCGCGATGCCCGGGGTCCGGTGGCCGCCCTGCTGATCGCCGCGCTGGTGTCACTCGCCTGTGCGGGCGGCGGGCTGGCCGAGCCGGAGGGCGAGCGTCCCACCCCGGGCCGGTCGCAGGCATCCCCGGGGCCGAGCACCACCCGGGCCGACAGCACCACCAGCGTCGCCGAGTTCGAGCAGGACGTCGCCGACGCGCAGGAGATCGCCGAGCGCTACTGGGCGGCCCAGTTCAAGGAGTCCGGGCAGCGGTTCCAACCCATCCGGCGGATCACCCCCTACCAGCGGGCGGGTGAGGTGTCCTGCGGTGGTCAGCCGTTGCCCCGCAACAACGCCGTCTACTGCTCGCAGGGCGACTTCATCGCGTACGACGTCGCCTGGTCCGTGGCGGCGTTCCGCCAGGTCGGCGACGCGTTCGTGTTCTACCTGCTCGGCCACGAGTACGCGCACGGCATCCAGGTGCGCCTCGGCATCAACTACAGCTTCACGATCCAGCAGGAGTTGCAGGCCGACTGCATGGCCGGGGCGTACCTCGGCGACTCGGTGCGTGCCGGCGCGCTGACCCTGGCCGAAGGCGACCTGGACGAGTTCCGCGAGGGGGTGGCGGCGGTCGGCGACGACCCCGACCAACCGTGGTTCGCGGAGGGCTCGCACGGCACCGCCGAGCAGCGCACCGACTCGTTCTTCCGCGGCTACGAGCGCTCCCTGGAGGCCTGCGACCTGGGCTGAACGGGTTGCCCGGATCACGTCGGCACCCGTCGCGGCCGTCGGCGGTGGCTCGGCCTGGCAGGATCGCCGATGTCGGCCACGACCCTGGAGGATCCGCTGAGCAGCCATCACCCCGCCGCCGTGCTCTTCGACATGGACGGCACGCTGGTCGACAGCGAGAAGCTGTGGGACGTCGCGCTGCAGGAACTCGCCCAGGAGTACGGCGGGGAGCTGTCCGAGAACGCCCGCCGCTCGATCGTCGGCACCGCCATGGCCGAGTCGATGCGCATCCTGCACGACGACCTGGGGCAGCCCGAACGGGATCCGGAGATCAGCGGGGCGTGGATCAACACGCGGATCCTGGAGCTGTTCCGCACCGGCCTGCCCTGGCGTCCCGGCGCGTTCGAGCTGCTGCGCGCGGTCCGCGCGGCGGGAATCCCCACCGCGCTGGTCACCTCCAGCCCTCGGGCGCTGGTCGAGATCGCCCTGGACACGCTGGGTCGGGACAACTTCGACACGGTGGTCGCCGGTGACGAGGTGGTGGCGGCCAAGCCGCACCCGGAGCCCTACCTGACCGCGGCGCGGCTGCTGGGTGTGCCGATCGAGCGTTGTGTGGCGATCGAGGACTCGGCGACCGGGGTGGCCAGCGCGCTCGCGTCCGGCGCGGCGGTGCTGGCCGTACCGGCGGAGGTGGCGCTCGCGAGCACTGTCGGCGTACGCCAGACGGAGAGCCTGACCGGCGTGGACCTGGAGTTTCTCGCGGCGTTGCTGGCCGACCGGGCCGCGGCGACCGGCTGACGGGTCGACCCGGGTCACGGGCGTTCGGCGAAGACCGCCCCGACCACCTGGTAACTGTCGAACGCTCTCGCGGCCCCCGCGTACGCGGCCAGGTGGATGAACACCTCGACGATCTCTTCCTTGGTCACGCCCGAGCTCAAAGCGATGCGCAGCTGGCCCCGCAGCGGCTCGTGGGTGCCGAGGGTGGCGGCGACCGCCACCGAGACGAGGCAGCGGCTGCGCAGGTCCAGGCCCTCCCGGGGCCATGCCTCGCCGAAGGTCTGCACGGTGGCGAGACGACGGAAGTCGTGCCCGACCGGCGGTTCGCCCTCGCCGAGTGGCAGCACCAGTGGCTGACCGAGGAGCCGCTCGGCGTTGTCGAGTGCCCGCTGGTACGCGTCCTGATCGGTCATGTCACCGGCCCCCGCTCACCGCCGTGGTCGCTGGCGGGCCGGTGCCCTGCCGGCACCACCAGCCTGGCAGTCGATCGCTGGCGGCCGCTGTCGAATCGGTCAGCCCGCGACGGCCGATGCCCCCGATCGCCAGGCGACCGGGGGCATCGATGGTGCCGGTCAGTCGTGGGCGATGGCGCCCAGCACGTTGATCCGGGCCGCCCGGATGGCCGGCAGCACCGCTGCCACCACCCCGATGATCGCGGCGAGGCCGAGGAAGACACCCATCTGCCCCCAGGGGAGAATCAGGTCGGTGATGCCCTCGTCCTTGAGTGCCTCGACCACCGCGGCGCCGAGGCCGGTGCCGACCACCACGCCCAGCAACGCGCCGAACACGGAGATCACCACCGCCTCCACCGTGATCATGCCCATCGTCTGGCCGCGGCGCAGGCCGATCGCCCGCAGCAGACCCAGCTCGCGGGTCCGCTCCAGCACCGACAGCGCCAGGGTGTTGATGATGCCGAGCACGGCGATGATGATGGCCAGGGCCAACAGGATCTGGATCATCGTGAGCAGGCCGTCGAGCGAACTCGTCTGCTGCTCGATGAACGCGTCCCGGTCGGCCACCGACACCTCGGGGCTGTCTGCGAGGAGCGCCTCCACCTGCGGCTGCACGTCGGACACCCGCGCGCCCGGGGCCAGTTGGATGAAGCCCTGGATGGGCTGCGGGATGGCGAAGTCCTTCGCCGCGGCCGGCGGCAGCGTCACCGGGTTGGTCAGCTGCGACGACTCGTAGATGCCGCTGACCGTGTAGGTCCGGACCTCACCGCGGGTCAGCTGCACGTTCACCGTCGAGCCCACCGACCAGCCACGGGACGTGGCGGTGTCCGAGCTGGCCAGCATCTGGGTCGGCCCGAGCCGGTCGATGTCACCGGCGGTGGCCTTCGCGCCGAAGATCTGCCGCAGCGACGCGATGTCGCTGCTCGCCGCGACCCAGGTGCTCTCGCCGTCGACCCTCGCCATGTCGCCGTACTCGCCGTCGACCAGTTGCACGCCGGGCAGGGCCTTCGCCTTGTCCAACACGCCCGGGTCGAAGCTCGGCGGGCGCGGACCGCCCTGCACACCGGAGATCACCAGCTGGGCCTTGATGGTGTCCTGGGCGAGCGCGCTGATGCTGCCCTTGGCCGAGTCGAGGATCACCGTGACGCCGGTGACCAGCGCGATGCCGACCATCAGCGCCGCGGCGGTGATCGCCGTACGGCGCGGGTTGCGCCCGGAGTTGAGCCGGCCCAGCTTGCCCGGCACCGACCAGGAGAAGATCGCCCCGAGCAGGCTCACCACCGGCCGGCTGATCAGCGGGGTCAGCAGCGCCACGCCGATGAAGGCGAACAGCACCCCACCGAGGATGGTGGCCAGGGTCTGACCGCCGGCGTTGCCGCTGAGCCCGAGGAACAGCAGCACCGCGCCGATGCCGGTGACCACCGACCCGGTCACGGTGATCTTGGTCAACGGCCGGTCCGGCGTGGCCACGTCCTGCATCGCCGCGATCGGCGGGATCCGCGATGCCCGCAGCGCCGGCAGCAGCGCCGCCACCACAGTGATGACCAGTCCCACGGCGAACGACCCGATCACCGCAGCCGCCGGCACACCGATCCCGGCCAGGGTCAGGCCGCCGGCCAGCTTGCCGAACAGGAACGCCAGCAGCGCGCCCACCCCGATGCCGGCGGCGAGGCCGAGCACCGAGGCGATCAGACCGACCGCGATGGCCTCCAGCACCACCGAACCGATGATCTGCCGCCCGCTGGCCCCGATGGCGCGCATCAGCGCCAACTCGCGGGTGCGCTGGGCCACGATGATCGAGAAGGTGTTGAGGATCAGGAACGTGCCCACCAGCAGCGCCACCGCGGCGAAGCCGAGCAGAATCTTGTTGAAGAAGGACAGGCCCTCCTTCAGGCTGGCCGAGGCGTCCGCGGCCACCTGCTCGCCGGTCTTCACGTCGAAGTCCGCGCCCAGGGTGCGGGCCACGTCGTCGCGCAGCTTCTCGTCGGAGACCCCGTTGGCGGCGTTCACGGTGATGCTGCTGAACGTGTCCGGCTCGCCCAGCATCAGCCGCTGCGCCACCGGCGTGGTGAAGAAGACCTCGTTGACCCCGCCGATGGAGTCCCGGTCACCGCTGTAACCGGCGATGCCGACCAGGGTGAAGTCCCGCTTCTTCGACTCGAACGCGGTGAGCACGCCGACCTTCTGGCCGACCTGCACCTTCGCCGTGGTGGCCAGGGACTTGTTGATGACGATCTCGTCCTCGGCCTGCGGCGCGCGGCCCTCGCGCAGCTGCAGCAGGTCGCTCTCGCCGGTCCAGTTCTCGCCCAGCTGCGGCGGACCGAACGAGCTGACCACCTTGCCGTTGCTGCCGATCACCCGCGCGCCGTCGGCGTTCACGATGCCCGTGGCCGAGGCCACGCCCGGCACCTGCTTCACCCGGTCCACCAGGGCGGCCGGCAGGGGAGCGGAGGTCTGCTCGCCCTCCATCTCGTTGAGCTCCACCTTCGGCTTCGCCGCGACGTTCACGTCGATCTCGGAGAAGCCGTCGGCGAAGACCGAGTCGAAGGAACGGCCCAGCGTGTCGGTGAGCACGAAGGCGCCGGACACGAACATGACCCCGAGCACGACCGCCAGCCCGGACAGGATCAGCCGGACCTTGCGGGCCAGCAGACTCTTCAGTGTCGCCCGGAACATCAGTTGCCCACCTCAGCCGGAGTGTCCAGCTTCTTCATGGTGTCCAGCACCGTCTCGGCGGTCGGCTCGATCAGCTCCGAGACGATCTCCCCGTCGGCGAGGAAGACCACCCGGTCGGCATACGCGGCGGCGGTCGGGTCGTGGGTGACCATGACGATGGTCTGGCCGTGCTCGCGCACCGAATTGCGCAGGAAGCCGAGCACCTCCGCGCCGGAGCGCGAGTCCAGGTTGCCGGTCGGCTCGTCCGCGAAGATCACCTCCGGGCGGGAGACCAGGGCCCGCGCACACGCCACCCGCTGCTGCTGCCCGCCGGAGAGCTGCGCCGGCCGGTGGTCCAGCCGGTCCCGCAGACCGACCGTGTTGATCACCGTGTCGTACCAGGCCGGGTCCGGCTTGCGCCCGGCGATCGACAGCGGCAGCAGGATGTTCTCCTTCGCGGTCAGAGTGGGCAGCAGGTTGAACTGCTGGAAGATGAACCCGACCTTGTCGCGGCGCAGCTTCGTCAGACCCGCGTCACCCAGCCCGGTCACGGTCGTCTCACCGATCTGCACCGTCCCCCGGGTCACCGAGTCCAGGCCGGCCAGGCAGTGCATCAGCGTCGACTTGCCGGACCCCGACGGCCCCATGATCGCGGTGAAGCGGCCACGTTCGAACTCCGCGCTGACCCCCCGCAGCGCGATGACCTGAGCCTCGCCGCTGCCGTACACCTTCCACACGTCGTTCGCCCGGGCCGCGGCCTGCGCCTGCTGGCCTACCGTCGCGGTCACGTCATCTACCTCTTCCGTCTGTCCGAAAATGCACGCCGCCCCCCGATGGTCCGGCGCGACTAGTTCAATCATCGGTGCTGCTCACGCCCGCCCCGTCCGCCCAGGGGCTGACCCGGAGCGGATATTCCGCTGCGGGTGCACCCCCATGTCGGATCAGGGTTGCCCCTGACCCGGCGACCGGTCGAGCGTGTTTCCAGCTGGCGAACCCCCCCGCCGGCTCCGACTGTGTCCCCTCACGTCACAGGAGGGTCAACCGCGCCGGGCCGTCTCCGGTCACGGTAGGTGACGGAGGCAACGGCGGCCGTCACCCCACGGTGGGATCTTCGAGTACGCCGGGTGAGGTAGTCGGGCCGCCGGCGGCTACGCCCTGGGGCGGACCAAGCCCGACTCGTACGCCAGCACGACGGCCTGCACCCGGTCGCGCAGCCGCAGCTTGGTCAGCACATGCCCCACGTGGGTCTTGATGGTGGTTTCGCTGACCGACAGCACCGCCGCGATCTCGGCGTTGGACAGCCCTCGGGCGACCTGCACCAGCACCTCGCGTTCCCGGTCGGTGAGCGCGTCGAGCGCCGCCGACGGCGTCGCCGCCGGGTCGGGCAGCAGCTCGGCGAACCGGTCCAGCAGTCGCCGCAGGATGCGGGGAGCCACCACCGCGTCCCCACCGGCGACCGTGCGGATCGCCGCGATCAACTCCTCGGCGGGCACGTCCTTGGCCAGGAACCCGCTGGCGCCCGCACGCAACGCGCCCACCACGTACTCGTCCAGGTCGAAGGTGGTCAGCACCAGCACCCGCACCGGGAGTCGGGCGTCGACGATCGCCCGGGTCGCGGCCACCCCGTCCATCCGGGGCATCCGGATGTCCATCAGCACGACGTCGGGCAGCAGCCGGCGGGACAGCTCCACCGCCTCCACGCCGTCACCGGCCTCCGCCACCACGTGCAGGTCGTCCTCGGCGCCCAGCACCATCCGGAACCCGGTACGCAGCAGCGGCTGGTCGTCGGCGAGCAGGATCCGCACCGGCCGCCCCGGGGTCGCCTGTTCGGTCATCTCGCCTCCTGTCCGGCCTGCCGCACCCGGTCATCCTCGCGTACGTCGGCGGGTGCGTCGCGGATCACCGTAGAGGCCGGCCGGTCGCCCTGTCCCGACCGCAGCGGCACCGCCGCGGTCGGGTCCCCAACCGATCGGCGCGGCTCGCCCACCGACCCGAGGAGGCGATCAGCGTCGCCGGAGCCGGACCGACCTCACCGCGACGCGGGGGGCGGCTGTCACTCGTCGGCGCCCGGCACCACCGGAACCGACCGGGAGTCGCGCAGCGGGTCGGCACTCGCCGCCGCGACCGGGAACGGCGGCGGAGTGCCACCGAAGGTGGGGCAGAGCGCCTGGTGGCTGCACCAGTCGCACAGCTTGCTCGGTCGAGGCCGGAAATCCTGCCGGGCGGTGGCCTGCTCGATGGCCCGCCACAGGGCCACCACCGTGCGCTCGAAGCGGACCAACTCGTCGGCGTCCGGCGTGTAGTCCAACACCTCGGCGTCGCGCAGGTAGAGCAGCCGCAGCACCCGGGGCACCACCCCCCGGGTGCGCCACAGCACCAGGGCGTAGAACTTGAGCTGGAACAGCGCCCGCGCCTCGAACGCCTCCCGTGGAGCGCCGCCGGTCTTGTAGTCGACCACCCGAAGCGCCCCGTCCGGGGCGACGTCGAGCCGGTCGAGGTAA
This portion of the Micromonospora zamorensis genome encodes:
- a CDS encoding YciI family protein: MILLYGSQQDYDVLSGRASDRPAMSAEQIAAMHQHMETFHQALAESGELVDAQGLSEPVHARRVQVREGAPVVTDGPYPETQEVLAGYTIVECASFDRATEIAAGLVDPNAPGGYVDVRPVLEGIEDLAG
- a CDS encoding SRPBCC family protein, with amino-acid sequence MTRTPAGRLFRTATGHDLVLTRTFRAPATDVWASLTESERTARWFGPWKGDAAPGRTIQVQMAYEEQQPWCDVRIDACEPERRLAVSMIDSYGTWLLEMVLTETDGTTELRFVQHLTSVEGIAEVGAGWEYYLDMLVASRDGSPLPQFDDYHPTIQPYYQALAAEASTPHA
- a CDS encoding HAD family hydrolase yields the protein MLFDMDGTLVDSEKLWDVALQELAQEYGGELSENARRSIVGTAMAESMRILHDDLGQPERDPEISGAWINTRILELFRTGLPWRPGAFELLRAVRAAGIPTALVTSSPRALVEIALDTLGRDNFDTVVAGDEVVAAKPHPEPYLTAARLLGVPIERCVAIEDSATGVASALASGAAVLAVPAEVALASTVGVRQTESLTGVDLEFLAALLADRAAATG
- a CDS encoding calcium:proton antiporter, with the protein product MAALLRSRLTDWTFVVPVLAVLILMVTWGRSLPGPVIVLVAVLLGGAVLAAVHHAEVVAHRVGEPYGSLVLAVAVTVIEVALIVTLMISGPEKTQSLARDTVFAAVMITCNGILGLSLLLGALRRRVAVFNPEGTGGALATVITLATLSLVIPSFTTARPGPEFSPAQLVFAAVASLALYGLFVLVQTGRHRDYFLPVDSRGKVIETEEHAKPPTTRAALVSLGLLLVALVAVVGDAKTVSPTIEAGVAAANLPHAFVGVIIALLVLLPETLAAARAARRDRVQTSLNLALGSAMASIGLTIPAIAIASIWLDGPLLLGLGGTQLALLALTAVTAVLTVVPGRANVLQGGVHLVLMAAFVFLAASP
- a CDS encoding RNA polymerase sigma factor, with protein sequence MPQTPVEDLLRELAPQVLGALVRRYGHFDTAEDAVQEALIAAAGGWPRDGVPDNPRGWLITVASRRLTDLLRREQARRRREDTVARWVLPEQWRAPAADQPTADADDTLILLFLCCHPALSPASQIALTLRAVGGLSTAEVARAFLVPEATMTRRISRGKQRIRDSGLRFAPPTGPERADRLAAVLHVLYLIFTEGYARTAGPGLLRADLTAEAIRLTRLVHRLLPDDPEVTGLLALMLLTDARAPARLGPHGELVPMAEQDRSRWRADQIAEGVELITGALPRGVVGPYQLQAAIAAVHDEASSAAATDWPQITALYEVLLGMSDNPVVALNHAVAVAMSRGPSAGLALLADLADDPRLADDPRLPAARAHLWELVGERVAAREAYRMAASRSTNLAQQRYLNARADRLAGGNV
- a CDS encoding carboxymuconolactone decarboxylase family protein produces the protein MTDQDAYQRALDNAERLLGQPLVLPLGEGEPPVGHDFRRLATVQTFGEAWPREGLDLRSRCLVSVAVAATLGTHEPLRGQLRIALSSGVTKEEIVEVFIHLAAYAGAARAFDSYQVVGAVFAERP
- a CDS encoding neutral zinc metallopeptidase — translated: MGTRSRRDARGPVAALLIAALVSLACAGGGLAEPEGERPTPGRSQASPGPSTTRADSTTSVAEFEQDVADAQEIAERYWAAQFKESGQRFQPIRRITPYQRAGEVSCGGQPLPRNNAVYCSQGDFIAYDVAWSVAAFRQVGDAFVFYLLGHEYAHGIQVRLGINYSFTIQQELQADCMAGAYLGDSVRAGALTLAEGDLDEFREGVAAVGDDPDQPWFAEGSHGTAEQRTDSFFRGYERSLEACDLG
- a CDS encoding metalloregulator ArsR/SmtB family transcription factor, with protein sequence MNEVATAIADPVRRHILTLLRDEPLSAGDIAQRFVISRPAISRHLRLLRESGLVHDEMVGRQRIYRFDPRPLAPLVDWLAALAAPDRWERHLDALETEVYRTRRERRSRGPAEHRREHTA
- a CDS encoding SAM-dependent methyltransferase; protein product: MQSTDHLAASRYARMRWNTPLSQEHAALLLQRLDVRPGARVLDLGCGWGELLLRAVAAGGVSGPVATRGVGVDTDDAALARGRRLAAGRSLNRHVAFVMGEAAAWQEPADRVLCIGSAHAFGGTDAALDALARVVRPGGRLLFGEAYWERPPTPAVEQTFGAEVTDLPGLVEAARDRGWRVLHLSTADQREWDDFESTWLAGRQEWLLSYPEDPRAADVRAELDDRLREYVDGYRGVLGLAYLVLGR
- the mug gene encoding G/U mismatch-specific DNA glycosylase; this encodes MGAQQAGPFRRPTPQEVAAAAGRGLADVIGPGLRVLFCGFNPGLYSAAVGLPFARKGSRFWPALHGGGFTDRELHPWEHDELLRQGLGITSLSNRATARADELTSAELVAGVTGLAVKAQRYRPRWVAILGVTAYRIAFVRPRAGLGPQPDRLGPARLWVLPNPSGLNAHFPLPALTAEFGKLRQEIDG